The following are from one region of the Veillonella nakazawae genome:
- the mobB gene encoding molybdopterin-guanine dinucleotide biosynthesis protein B, with protein sequence MDKLGLIILAGGLSSRMGQPKALLPWVNGESLISHALRKGLEADVDDIIISIGDDDQLGHAMQTHIIDTLSNDEKKKVSIVRDSVERRGPLGGLYSALAVGMSPAYAVMAVDMPFMPMDLYYDWLYQVNHNNWNVIVPTGSRGKPEPMAGIYRPHIVSLLPSILAGKDVSLQHALDTIGHVESIDASDYDWELSNVNHYDDYQWARALAENEFRRVPLISVVASKRKTGKTTVVTRLVAELQRAGFSVGVVKSDKHGFQMDHEGTDTDLSYKAGADAVAIAGPNETAIRIRTKEQSNLYEISQFMPVDIVILETRSQGIAPIIEVTQEGHTEELISDSIDRVAIIEISKLDQDVPGLVRHIQEMMRCLNGRRYC encoded by the coding sequence GTGGATAAATTAGGTTTAATTATTTTGGCTGGTGGTTTGAGTTCTCGCATGGGGCAACCTAAGGCATTATTACCTTGGGTTAATGGTGAAAGCCTCATATCTCATGCACTTCGTAAGGGATTAGAAGCGGATGTGGATGATATTATCATCTCCATTGGTGATGATGATCAGTTAGGACATGCCATGCAGACTCATATCATTGATACGTTATCGAACGATGAGAAGAAAAAAGTTTCTATTGTTCGGGATTCTGTTGAGCGACGTGGTCCTCTAGGGGGACTTTATAGTGCTCTAGCTGTTGGAATGAGTCCTGCCTATGCGGTGATGGCTGTAGATATGCCATTTATGCCTATGGATTTATATTATGATTGGTTATATCAAGTGAATCATAACAATTGGAATGTCATAGTTCCTACTGGTTCTAGAGGTAAGCCAGAACCTATGGCGGGAATTTATAGACCTCATATTGTATCATTACTTCCATCTATTCTGGCCGGTAAAGACGTATCGTTGCAGCATGCCCTTGATACGATTGGTCATGTTGAATCTATTGATGCCAGTGATTATGATTGGGAGCTAAGTAATGTAAATCATTATGATGACTATCAATGGGCTCGTGCATTAGCAGAAAATGAGTTCCGTCGTGTGCCGCTTATTAGTGTAGTAGCATCAAAACGTAAAACAGGTAAGACTACGGTAGTAACCCGTCTTGTAGCTGAGTTACAACGAGCTGGGTTTTCTGTAGGTGTTGTAAAGAGTGATAAACACGGCTTTCAAATGGATCATGAAGGGACCGATACAGACCTTTCTTATAAAGCTGGTGCTGATGCGGTGGCTATTGCAGGCCCTAATGAAACAGCGATTCGTATACGCACTAAAGAACAATCAAATCTGTATGAAATATCACAGTTTATGCCTGTGGATATAGTTATACTAGAAACAAGGTCCCAAGGCATTGCCCCTATTATAGAGGTTACGCAAGAAGGACATACAGAAGAGCTTATCTCAGATTCTATCGATCGAGTAGCTATAATCGAAATTAGCAAGTTAGACCAAGACGTACCAGGATTAGTACGTCATATACAGGAAATGATGAGGTGTTTAAATGGCCGTCGTTACTGTTGA
- a CDS encoding molybdopterin molybdotransferase MoeA: MAVVTVEEALQLWEKALDTQVYKVEMIDVKSAKGYVLAEDIVAPTDVPAFSKSAMDGYAIAFSADCNEYIVDGVIGAGVVWEQPVAPGHAVRIMTGAPIPDTCDTVIMQEQVVGSGEPGTTITIQGKYKCGDHIIPQGEECSAGTIVIPRGTEVTSTVQTVLTGLGLTEIAVNAMPRVLVLTSGHEVIEPGESLTAGKIYNSNRAMICGLLEDLGFHKITHYHVSDAPEELESEINHVLQLSEDADIIISSGGVSVGLFDTMPLIYEKLGVKSIYARIQMRPGAASYGAVTPKGQIIFGLSGNPGAAFNGWHLIVAPTLKRYKGLKNWTTPVVACVMDTEIFKRNAFDRYVQGKVIFGGGAPRFVANRHFNSSSMLGLYTVNALACIPRGVHEVHPGDTFDVYLLGLLPAV; the protein is encoded by the coding sequence ATGGCCGTCGTTACTGTTGAGGAGGCCCTTCAATTATGGGAGAAGGCCTTAGATACGCAAGTTTATAAAGTAGAAATGATTGATGTTAAGTCTGCTAAGGGATATGTGTTGGCAGAGGATATCGTTGCGCCCACAGATGTACCGGCCTTTTCGAAATCAGCGATGGATGGGTATGCCATTGCCTTTTCCGCGGATTGTAATGAGTATATTGTTGACGGTGTTATAGGCGCCGGCGTTGTATGGGAACAACCTGTTGCACCAGGCCATGCAGTACGTATTATGACGGGCGCACCTATACCGGATACATGCGATACTGTTATCATGCAAGAACAGGTAGTTGGCTCCGGAGAACCGGGTACAACAATCACAATTCAAGGTAAATACAAATGTGGCGATCATATCATCCCTCAAGGTGAGGAATGTAGTGCTGGCACTATTGTGATTCCTCGTGGAACAGAGGTAACCTCTACAGTACAAACTGTTTTGACTGGTCTGGGGTTGACTGAGATTGCTGTCAATGCAATGCCTCGCGTGTTAGTTCTTACCTCTGGCCATGAGGTGATTGAACCTGGTGAAAGCTTAACAGCTGGTAAAATTTATAACTCTAATAGAGCTATGATTTGTGGACTCTTGGAGGATTTAGGCTTTCATAAAATTACGCACTATCATGTCAGTGATGCTCCAGAGGAATTAGAGTCTGAAATTAATCATGTGTTACAGCTCAGTGAAGATGCCGATATTATCATTAGCTCTGGCGGTGTATCAGTAGGGCTGTTTGATACAATGCCTCTTATTTATGAAAAACTAGGAGTTAAATCCATTTATGCGCGCATTCAAATGCGTCCAGGTGCTGCATCCTATGGTGCAGTGACGCCGAAAGGTCAAATCATCTTTGGTCTATCTGGTAATCCAGGGGCAGCTTTTAATGGATGGCATCTAATCGTAGCGCCAACATTGAAACGATATAAAGGCTTAAAAAACTGGACCACACCGGTAGTAGCCTGTGTAATGGATACGGAAATCTTTAAGCGGAATGCTTTTGATCGCTATGTACAAGGTAAAGTAATCTTTGGCGGTGGTGCACCACGTTTTGTGGCAAATCGTCATTTTAACAGTAGTAGTATGCTAGGTTTATATACTGTGAACGCCCTCGCATGTATTCCTCGTGGGGTACATGAAGTACATCCGGGCGATACCTTTGATGTGTATCTATTAGGATTACTACCTGCGGTTTAA
- a CDS encoding cupin domain-containing protein, with translation MSKTFTKNIPVNEILHLGERLEYKEGQVISITIAQNERLSVTLFALPKGEEISTHVTVGDAIVQILDGEAHIVVGDVEHTVKAGETLIMPSEVPHSLDARENFKMLLTVVK, from the coding sequence ATGAGTAAGACTTTCACAAAAAATATCCCAGTCAACGAAATTTTACATCTAGGCGAGCGTTTAGAGTATAAAGAGGGGCAAGTGATTAGTATTACGATAGCTCAAAATGAACGCCTCAGTGTTACCTTGTTTGCGTTACCAAAGGGCGAAGAAATCTCAACACATGTAACTGTAGGCGATGCGATTGTGCAAATTCTTGATGGTGAGGCACACATCGTCGTCGGTGATGTGGAACATACTGTGAAAGCTGGTGAAACATTGATTATGCCATCTGAAGTGCCTCATAGCCTCGATGCCCGAGAAAACTTCAAGATGCTGTTGACCGTAGTTAAATAA
- a CDS encoding zeta toxin family protein, protein MNVVEQYNLTLQIEVLKEQSAETLARLCNLVEGSGTSDCVELLKAYSHIVNTELYLATSIHELDILKLDMVKLENTIKESLAQASHDISDVKAVKETSDVQAIESYSSEDFDKALERTIDFLTFNKNISSTPRAVILGGQSGAGKTTIHRVKMLESKGNYIVIDGDTYRAQHPYFRELQEKYGVDSVDYTKMFAGKMVEAVIDKLSSLKYNLIIEGTLRSAAVPINTATLLKSKGYTVDFCLIATKPELSYLTTQLRYLEMLLVDPLQARATPKEHHDGIVKSLVANITELEQSGLFETIQVYKRDLEQVYNSKLCTESIGTVVDKILFGDWTSAEKDLLAVGRAQEQKLQKQLY, encoded by the coding sequence ATGAATGTCGTTGAACAGTATAATTTAACTTTACAAATAGAAGTTCTAAAAGAACAAAGCGCGGAAACATTAGCGCGTCTCTGTAACTTAGTTGAGGGGAGTGGCACTAGTGACTGTGTAGAGCTATTAAAAGCATATTCTCATATTGTAAATACAGAGTTATATTTAGCTACGTCTATACATGAGTTAGATATTCTAAAGTTAGATATGGTTAAACTTGAAAATACTATTAAAGAGTCATTAGCACAAGCTTCTCACGACATTAGTGATGTTAAAGCTGTTAAGGAGACTAGTGATGTACAAGCTATTGAGTCCTATAGTTCTGAAGACTTTGATAAGGCCTTAGAACGTACCATTGATTTCTTAACATTTAATAAAAATATATCTAGTACACCTCGTGCTGTTATTTTAGGTGGACAAAGTGGAGCAGGAAAAACCACAATTCATCGTGTGAAAATGCTAGAGTCAAAAGGTAATTATATTGTTATTGATGGCGATACATACCGTGCTCAACACCCGTATTTTAGAGAGTTACAAGAGAAATATGGTGTTGATAGTGTAGATTACACAAAAATGTTTGCAGGTAAGATGGTAGAGGCTGTAATTGATAAATTAAGCTCTTTAAAATACAATTTAATTATTGAAGGCACATTACGTTCAGCGGCAGTACCAATTAATACAGCTACATTATTAAAATCTAAAGGCTATACCGTCGACTTTTGTTTGATTGCCACCAAGCCAGAGTTATCTTATTTGACGACACAATTACGTTATCTAGAAATGCTTCTAGTAGATCCGTTGCAAGCTAGAGCGACACCTAAAGAGCATCATGATGGAATTGTAAAATCCTTGGTCGCTAATATTACTGAATTAGAACAGAGTGGACTTTTTGAAACTATTCAAGTGTATAAACGTGATTTAGAACAAGTATATAACTCAAAACTGTGTACTGAATCAATTGGAACTGTGGTAGATAAAATTTTATTTGGTGATTGGACTTCAGCAGAAAAGGATTTGTTGGCGGTAGGTAGAGCACAAGAACAAAAGCTGCAAAAGCAGTTATATTAA
- a CDS encoding helix-turn-helix transcriptional regulator, giving the protein MDYFDYSYKHNYIEFSSNIYRVGTYHYNWHSETEILILLKGQMEMSCNGEAFTMEPLDVVIISPQVGHATLALEEDVIAFVMHVGNEFYQQYDPDFGAYQFVLRSDNSTRHNQFFTTLRHHAAMTMLLMTKGESPVHRMWIEHHYLALAGDVFREFDPIKKIHENARPGDMKPATFDKMIAYIDEHYEQKIELEDIAKIGGYNVAYTSQFFKKQMGISFVEYVLRLRLREATLCLINTDTAVARIASDCGFADVKAFNVAFKKHFHITPTEYRKQVKNIGRKTTLQDCKEIISVENQDVLNLLHSFLSYEDDSRAKDELEFMSKKLEYLKEKLADVVKDL; this is encoded by the coding sequence ATGGATTATTTCGACTATTCATATAAACATAATTACATAGAGTTTAGCAGTAACATATATAGAGTTGGCACATATCATTACAACTGGCATAGTGAGACGGAGATTCTTATTTTATTAAAAGGCCAAATGGAAATGAGTTGTAATGGTGAGGCATTTACGATGGAACCACTTGATGTGGTCATTATCTCTCCTCAAGTGGGACATGCCACATTAGCTTTGGAAGAGGATGTCATTGCCTTTGTCATGCATGTAGGAAATGAATTTTACCAACAGTATGATCCAGATTTTGGTGCCTATCAATTTGTATTGCGTTCAGATAATAGTACTCGTCATAATCAATTCTTTACAACCTTACGGCATCATGCAGCTATGACGATGTTGTTGATGACTAAAGGTGAAAGCCCGGTACATCGAATGTGGATAGAGCATCATTACTTAGCATTGGCTGGGGATGTATTTAGAGAGTTTGATCCCATTAAAAAGATTCATGAAAATGCTAGACCTGGTGATATGAAACCAGCAACGTTCGATAAAATGATTGCCTATATTGATGAGCATTATGAGCAGAAAATAGAGTTGGAAGATATTGCAAAAATTGGGGGCTATAATGTTGCCTATACATCTCAGTTCTTTAAAAAGCAAATGGGTATTTCTTTTGTTGAATATGTTTTGCGTTTGAGACTTCGAGAGGCTACCCTTTGTTTAATTAACACCGATACGGCTGTGGCACGAATTGCGAGTGATTGTGGCTTTGCCGATGTTAAAGCTTTTAATGTGGCTTTTAAAAAGCATTTCCACATAACCCCAACAGAATATCGCAAACAAGTAAAGAATATTGGGCGTAAAACGACATTGCAAGACTGTAAGGAAATTATTTCTGTAGAAAATCAAGATGTTCTAAATCTACTGCACTCATTCTTATCCTATGAAGATGATTCACGAGCGAAGGATGAGTTAGAATTCATGAGTAAAAAGTTAGAATATTTGAAAGAGAAGTTAGCTGATGTTGTAAAAGACTTATAA
- a CDS encoding SemiSWEET family transporter, protein MNQVKFMENVGKVATVTAVAMYVSYFPQIMNNLAHPGTGDWIQPLVAAINCTLWVLYGLFKEHRDIPVALANAPGIFFGLAAAITALM, encoded by the coding sequence ATGAATCAAGTAAAATTTATGGAAAACGTAGGTAAAGTTGCAACAGTTACAGCTGTAGCTATGTATGTATCTTACTTCCCACAAATTATGAACAACTTAGCACATCCAGGTACTGGTGATTGGATCCAACCTTTAGTAGCAGCTATCAACTGTACATTATGGGTGTTATATGGTTTGTTTAAAGAACATAGAGATATTCCAGTAGCATTAGCCAATGCACCAGGTATCTTCTTCGGTTTAGCAGCAGCAATTACAGCTCTTATGTAA
- a CDS encoding AraC family transcriptional regulator — MDYFHYTYKHNHIDFNSDIYKVSTYHYNWHSGVEILILLKGRIDMSCNSEVFTMEPLDTIIISPQVGHATLALEEDTTALVIHVSKEFFQYFDPNFGMYQFVLRSDKTNRYNQLFTSLRHHAAQMMLLMVNGERPDCQLRLESHYLALISDIYREIDTVKTTPVHTKPVDMTVATFDKMIAYIDENYQQKIELEDIAKIGGYNVNYTSQFFKRQLGVSFLEYLLRLRLREATVRLVNSEDGVAHIASSCGFADIKAFNVAFKKHFHTTPSEYRKQAKEMGRKTKLHDWKEIISTKEEDIIDILQTCLPYQDESINKDRLEEANQKLKAVREQLELVIRNLQS, encoded by the coding sequence ATGGATTACTTTCACTATACCTATAAACATAATCATATAGATTTTAATAGTGATATATATAAGGTTAGTACATATCATTACAACTGGCACAGTGGTGTGGAAATCCTAATTTTGTTAAAGGGTAGAATTGATATGAGTTGTAATAGTGAGGTTTTTACTATGGAGCCTCTTGATACAATTATTATTTCTCCTCAAGTAGGTCATGCTACGTTGGCCTTAGAGGAGGATACGACTGCTCTTGTTATTCATGTAAGTAAGGAGTTTTTCCAATATTTTGATCCTAACTTTGGAATGTACCAATTTGTATTGCGCTCAGATAAAACTAATCGGTATAATCAATTATTTACGTCCTTACGTCATCATGCAGCGCAAATGATGTTACTAATGGTGAATGGTGAAAGGCCTGATTGTCAATTACGGTTGGAGAGTCACTATTTAGCCTTGATTAGTGATATATATCGTGAAATTGATACGGTTAAGACTACCCCTGTACATACAAAGCCTGTTGATATGACTGTAGCTACCTTTGATAAAATGATTGCTTATATTGATGAAAACTATCAGCAAAAGATTGAGTTAGAAGATATTGCTAAAATTGGCGGTTATAATGTGAACTATACATCTCAGTTTTTTAAACGCCAATTAGGGGTTTCCTTTTTAGAGTATTTATTGCGGTTGAGATTACGAGAGGCTACAGTTCGTTTGGTTAACTCTGAAGATGGAGTGGCACATATTGCAAGTAGCTGTGGTTTCGCAGATATTAAAGCCTTTAATGTAGCTTTCAAGAAACATTTCCATACAACACCATCTGAATATAGAAAGCAAGCAAAAGAGATGGGACGTAAGACAAAATTACATGATTGGAAGGAAATTATTTCTACAAAGGAAGAAGATATTATAGATATTTTACAAACTTGTTTACCCTACCAAGATGAATCTATCAATAAGGATAGATTAGAGGAGGCTAATCAAAAGTTAAAGGCTGTTAGAGAACAACTTGAGCTGGTTATAAGAAATTTACAATCATAA
- the ttdA gene encoding L(+)-tartrate dehydratase subunit alpha, whose protein sequence is MSTKEQQVQEMTNKIANFISYMAKVLPDDVQEKIHELAQDEKNPMAKSIYETMQHNMDLAAQLNRPSCQDTGVLQFWVKVGSNYPLLGELEDILREATYKATQEAPLRLNCVETFDEFNTGKNIGLTAPYIHWDIIPDRDDVEIFPYMAGGGCSLPGSGKTLMPGEGYEGVAKFVLDLMTSYGLNACPPLLVGVGIATTIDTAADLSKKALMRPVSSKAPNEKAAYMEQLLEDGINKIGIGPQGMGGDKTVLGVNIEHGTRHPSVISCAVSVGCWNHRRGDLVFDKDGNCTVKSHKGVTL, encoded by the coding sequence ATGAGTACGAAGGAACAACAAGTACAAGAAATGACTAATAAGATAGCTAATTTCATTTCTTATATGGCAAAGGTATTGCCTGATGATGTACAAGAAAAAATTCATGAATTGGCGCAGGATGAAAAAAATCCTATGGCCAAATCTATTTATGAGACAATGCAACATAATATGGATTTAGCAGCTCAGCTTAATCGTCCTTCTTGTCAGGATACAGGGGTCTTACAATTTTGGGTAAAGGTTGGATCTAATTATCCATTACTAGGAGAATTAGAAGATATTCTAAGAGAAGCAACCTATAAGGCTACACAAGAAGCTCCATTACGATTGAATTGTGTAGAAACCTTTGATGAATTTAATACTGGTAAAAATATTGGCCTCACTGCACCTTATATTCACTGGGATATCATTCCTGATCGCGATGATGTAGAAATCTTCCCTTACATGGCTGGCGGCGGTTGCTCCTTGCCAGGGTCAGGTAAAACATTGATGCCAGGCGAAGGCTATGAAGGTGTTGCTAAGTTTGTTCTTGATTTGATGACAAGCTATGGATTGAATGCGTGTCCTCCACTATTGGTAGGTGTAGGTATTGCTACAACTATTGATACTGCGGCTGATTTATCTAAAAAAGCATTAATGCGTCCTGTATCTTCAAAAGCACCTAATGAAAAAGCGGCTTATATGGAACAATTGTTAGAGGATGGAATTAATAAGATTGGTATTGGACCTCAAGGTATGGGTGGGGATAAAACTGTATTAGGTGTTAACATTGAACATGGTACACGTCATCCATCTGTTATTTCTTGTGCTGTCAGTGTAGGTTGTTGGAATCATCGTCGCGGCGATCTCGTATTTGACAAGGATGGTAATTGCACAGTTAAATCTCATAAAGGAGTGACATTATAA
- the ttdB gene encoding L(+)-tartrate dehydratase subunit beta, which produces MAKKILTTPIQQSDLAGIKPGDVIYLTGHITTCRDMGHRRVVEEGQTLPVDVKDGAILHAGPIIRTISDNEFEVVSVGPTTSMRMEKFEYDFVKKTGVRLIVGKGGMGPETARACKDFGALHCVFPAGNAVLAATEVEKVESANWRELGMCETLWTFKVKEFGPLIVSIDADGNNYFENKKVEYNAKKEEVLEELYKHVGFIK; this is translated from the coding sequence ATGGCTAAGAAAATATTAACTACACCTATTCAACAATCTGATTTAGCAGGCATTAAGCCCGGCGATGTGATTTATTTGACTGGGCATATTACAACTTGTCGTGATATGGGGCATCGTCGTGTGGTGGAAGAAGGTCAAACGTTACCAGTTGACGTTAAAGATGGTGCTATCCTTCACGCGGGCCCAATTATTCGTACTATAAGCGATAATGAATTTGAAGTAGTATCTGTAGGACCTACTACATCTATGAGAATGGAAAAATTCGAATATGACTTTGTTAAGAAGACCGGTGTCCGTCTCATTGTAGGTAAAGGTGGGATGGGCCCTGAAACAGCACGTGCATGTAAAGACTTTGGCGCACTACACTGTGTATTCCCTGCAGGCAATGCAGTTCTTGCTGCTACAGAAGTCGAAAAAGTAGAATCTGCTAATTGGCGTGAATTAGGTATGTGTGAGACTTTGTGGACTTTTAAGGTAAAAGAATTTGGTCCGCTTATCGTATCTATTGATGCAGATGGCAATAACTACTTTGAAAATAAAAAAGTAGAATACAATGCGAAAAAAGAAGAGGTGTTAGAAGAGCTCTATAAACACGTAGGCTTCATTAAATAA
- a CDS encoding SLC13 family permease, protein MDTSVMITLGFLVFAIVMFAWEKIPLSITAMIVAVGLHLSGVLSAKEAFAGFVDPNVLLFMGMFVIGEAFFATGVAVGVGNVVHKFAKTETSLLVAVMMITGILSGFLSNTGTAAVLIPVIIGICKKSGFKQTKLLMPLVFAAAMGGNISLIGAPGNMIAQAGLQQAGLGSFGFFDYGLVGLPILIVGTIFYATIGKRFLPDAPSHQPDGAFEGNDDYSHVPSWKKWTAAIVLILTVVAMIFEKQLGVKLYVSAWIGALVLVATNVISESAAVRSIDMKTIMLFAGSMALGDAMVKTGTGSVIADIIVNSLGASPSPIVVLVVIFVLGVFMTNFMSNTATCALLVPIGLSLASQLGFDPKAVLAAIVIASSLAYATPIGMPANTMVYNIAGYSFMDYVKAGLPLIVVSSIVALILLPILFPF, encoded by the coding sequence ATGGATACGAGTGTAATGATAACTCTTGGCTTCTTGGTATTTGCCATCGTCATGTTTGCGTGGGAGAAAATTCCATTGTCTATTACCGCTATGATCGTAGCTGTAGGCTTGCATCTAAGTGGAGTTTTATCTGCTAAAGAAGCATTTGCCGGTTTTGTAGATCCAAACGTTTTACTATTTATGGGCATGTTTGTTATTGGTGAAGCCTTCTTTGCAACAGGTGTTGCTGTAGGTGTAGGTAATGTAGTTCATAAGTTTGCTAAAACTGAAACATCTTTACTTGTTGCAGTTATGATGATTACAGGTATTTTATCTGGTTTCTTATCTAATACTGGTACAGCTGCTGTACTGATTCCTGTAATTATCGGTATTTGTAAAAAGAGTGGTTTTAAACAAACTAAACTATTGATGCCTCTTGTATTTGCTGCAGCTATGGGTGGTAATATTTCTCTTATCGGTGCGCCTGGTAATATGATTGCGCAAGCAGGTTTACAACAGGCAGGCTTAGGCTCCTTTGGTTTCTTTGATTATGGTCTAGTAGGCTTACCAATCCTTATCGTAGGTACTATATTCTATGCTACAATTGGTAAACGTTTCTTACCAGATGCTCCAAGTCATCAACCAGATGGAGCCTTTGAAGGCAATGACGATTATAGCCATGTACCGTCTTGGAAAAAATGGACTGCTGCAATTGTATTAATTTTGACAGTTGTTGCTATGATCTTTGAAAAACAATTAGGTGTAAAACTTTATGTAAGTGCCTGGATAGGTGCTCTTGTATTAGTTGCTACTAATGTTATTAGTGAAAGTGCAGCTGTTAGATCTATAGATATGAAAACAATCATGCTCTTCGCTGGCTCTATGGCCCTTGGGGACGCAATGGTTAAAACAGGTACTGGTTCTGTAATTGCAGATATTATCGTAAATAGCCTTGGTGCTAGTCCATCTCCAATTGTTGTTCTAGTAGTAATCTTTGTGCTTGGTGTGTTCATGACGAACTTCATGTCTAATACTGCTACCTGTGCATTATTGGTACCAATCGGTCTTAGCTTAGCATCTCAATTGGGCTTCGATCCAAAAGCGGTGCTTGCAGCTATCGTAATCGCTAGCTCCTTAGCGTATGCTACCCCAATTGGTATGCCTGCGAATACTATGGTATACAACATTGCTGGTTATAGCTTCATGGATTATGTGAAAGCTGGTTTGCCACTCATCGTTGTATCTAGCATAGTAGCGCTTATATTGTTACCAATTTTATTCCCATTTTAA